In one window of Nothobranchius furzeri strain GRZ-AD chromosome 11, NfurGRZ-RIMD1, whole genome shotgun sequence DNA:
- the tox4a gene encoding TOX high mobility group box family member 4-A, with protein sequence MDLNFYSGLSDGSSNVDSEFLDSQAYGEYAEESKFAGGRDSYLSVSGAGHHFLSAEQTFHTPSLGDEVFEIPPISLHPHPTLGISDAVSHFELTDGSAGSQSLVSNLVVEANDPSFASNFVNLGTLGQTGGGPLLSSLALELGNTSGSPFSHSPPVTIDVQLGDVGQGLLGSSHLTMTNQSELTLGHHSEAPEQPLSATPSPAGSLQDEDVEDFKRSVLVDSPVLLSSSSVVSNMSLNPAPPSFASPATGRRGGVKPAALAEAAGGKKVKKKKDPNEPQKPVSAYALFFRDTQVAIKGQNPNASFGEVSKIVASMWDSLAEEQKQVYKRKTEAAKKDYLKALAAYRASQLSQCSTNEMELTPSPPPPIIDLTSAAPTSNISPEENTIANICASNIILDVPEMTTCSRPGANEGSFAAATVPPTQTITKIIIPKHMLQAGGQVVTLLPGGVHTLQPTLMVSNTPRQPPPLQQMQNAPPPPRLQQMAPTPPPLQAKPQEGGANQGHAVSVTATPPPPLQIKIVPGSIQSLQGKESAQIIVPSSAAAGSAASSGNQVDDVVTVLDSDEDEMEVSVSSEPTPVCVRAGCNNPAVDSDDWDKEYCSNECVATHCRNVFKAWCSIRNQNLGTVK encoded by the exons ATGGATCTAAACTTCTATTCTGGTTTGTCGGATGGTTCCTCAAACGTTGATTCGGAGTTTTTGGACAGCCAGGCGTACGGCGAATACGCGGAGGAGAGTAAG TTTGCTGGCGGTAGGGATAGTTACCTCAGCGTCAGTGGAGCTGGTCATCACTTTCTGTCTGCTGAG CAGACATTTCACACACCTAGTCTCGGGGATGAAGTTTTTGAAATTCCCCCAATTTCCCTTCATCCACACCCCACCCTGGGCATCAGTGATGCTGTGTCCCACTTTGAGTTAACAGATGGGTCTGCAGGCTCCCAAAGCCTGGTGAGCAATCTGGTGGTAGAGGCCAATGATCCCTCCTTTGCCTCCAACTTTGTGAACCTGGGGACTTTGGGCCAAACTGGAGGGGGTCCCTTGCTAAGTTCTTTGGCCCTG GAACTGGGAAACACCAGTGGCTCACCTTTCAGCCACTCGCCCCCCGTGACCATCGATGTTCAGCTTGGTGACGTGGGCCAAGGCCTGCTGGGGAGCAGTCACCTCACCATGACCAACCAGTCAGAGCTAACTCTGGGTCATCACTCGGAGGCGCCTGAGCAGCCGCTGTCAGCAACGCCGTCTCCTGCTGGTTCCTTGCAGGACGAAGACGTGGAAGACTTCAAG AGGAGTGTGCTGGTCGACTCGCCCGTGCTTCTTTCGTCCTCCTCCGTCGTCTCCAACATGTCCTTAAACCCAGCTCCCCCATCCTTTGCCTCCCCTGCCACAGGCAGGAGGGGTGGGGTGAAGCCTGCTGCATTGGCTGAAGCAGCAGGTGGGAAGAAAGTTAAGAAGAAGAAAGATCCCAATGAGCCCCAGAAGCCAGTTTCAGCGTACGCGCTGTTCTTCAGAGACACCCAGGTAGCCATTAAGGGCCAGAACCCCAACGCCTCCTTTGGAGAAGTGTCAAAGATTGTTGCCTCCATGTGGGACAGCCTGGCAGAGGAGCAGAAACAG GTGTACAAGAGGAAGACGGAAGCAGCTAAAAAGGACTATTTAAAGGCGCTGGCAGCTTACAGAGCCAGCCAGCTGTCACAG TGTTCCACTAACGAGATGGAGTTGACCCCTTCTCCACCTCCGCCTATCATTGATCTGACTTCTGCAGCCCCTACATCCAACATCAGCCCAGAAGAGAACACCATCGCCAACATTTGTGCCTCCAACATCATCCTGGACGTTCCAGAGATGACCACTTGTTCCCGCCCTGGAGCAAACGAAGGCTCTTTTGCTGCAGCAACCGTGCCTCCAACCCAGACCATCACCAAGATCATCATCCCAAAGCACATGCTGCAGGCGGGGGGGCAGGTGGTGACTCTGTTGCCGGGGGGGGTCCACACACTGCAGCCCACTCTGATGGTTTCCAACACCCCTCGTCAGCCTCCTCCACTGCAGCAGATGCAGaatgcacctcctcctcctcggctCCAGCAGATGGCTCCAACCCCTCCGCCTCTACAGGCCAAACCCCAAGAGGGAGGCGCCAATCAAGGCCACGCTGTGTCCGTCACAGCTACTCCTCCACCTCCGCTCCAGATAAAGATAGTTCCCGGCTCCATCCAGTCCCTCCAGGGCAAAGAGTCGGCACAAATTATTGTACCCAGTTCAGCTGCTGCAGGTTCTGCTGCTTCTTCAGGCAATCAGGTGGACGATGTAGTCACGGTTCTGGATTCAGACGAG GATGAGATGGAGGTGAGCGTGTCTAGTGAACCCACCCCCGTGTGTGTGAGGGCCGGCTGCAACAACCCAGCTGTGGACAGTGACGACTGGGACAAAGAGTACTGCAGTAATGAATGTGTGGCCACCCACTGCAG AAACGTGTTTAAAGCCTGGTGCTCCATCAGGAACCAGAACCTGGGAACGGTGAAGTAA